From Triticum urartu cultivar G1812 chromosome 2, Tu2.1, whole genome shotgun sequence, a single genomic window includes:
- the LOC125539568 gene encoding villin-4-like, whose product MSISMKNLDPAFRGAGQKDGLEIWRIENFKPVPVPTSSHGKFYMGDSYIILKTTALKNGSFRHDIHYWLGKDTSQDEAGTAAILTVELDAALGGRAVQYRESQGNETEKLLSYFRPCIMPQPGGVASGFNHVEVNEQEHVTRLYVCRGKHVVHVKEVPFARSSLNHDDIFILDTKSKIFQFNGSNSCIQERGKALEVVQYIKDTFHEGKCEVAAVEDGKLMADAEAGEFWALFGGFAPLPRKTASEETGEETEAAVKLLCFNQGQLEPIGFESLTHDLLETNKCYLLDCGAQMYVWMGRTTSLQQRKGASEAAEKLLTGDSRTKSHVMKMIEGYETVTFKSKFNEWPPTPDLKLSSEDGRGKVAALLKSQGLDVKGLMKSAPVTEEPESYIDCTGHLQVWRVNGNAKTLLASSEQSKFYTGDCYIFQYTYTGEDKEECLIGTWFGNKSVEEERVAAISLASKMVQAAKFQATMARLYEGKEPIQFFVIFQSLQVFKGGLSSGYKKFIAENGLDDDSYSEAGLALFRIQGSGPENMQAIQADAVSSSLNSSYCYILHDGNSVFTWIGNLTTSLDQELIERQLDAIKSDLPSRSQKEGRETDKFWELLGGKVKYSNKKIETEQESDPRLFSCILPKDGNLRVKEVYHFTQDDLIAEDVFVLDCHSYIFVWFGQEVDAKVKTQAMDIGEKFLVRDFLRENLSRETTIFTVSEGSEPQFFTRFFTWDSAKSLMHGSSYQRKLAILKGGATKLLDKPKRRTPAVSGRGAAQDKAQRSRSMSTSPECHRVRGRSPAFAALTSAFEKPSTRNLSTPPPAVKKLFPKSTGPDTSKEAAISELTSSLEGPLKRTIPKSVKASQEAGKAIQEEDGAGDDEPEDDEGRTVFPYERLVTTSEDPAPDIDITQREIYLSTAEFREKLGMKRTAFYKLPKWKQNKLKSAVQLF is encoded by the exons ATGTCTATTTCTATGAAGAATTTGGATCCGGCTTTCCGCGGGGCTGGACAGAAGGA CGGTTTGGAGATATGGCGTATTGAAAATTTCAAGCCAGTTCCTGTACCGACATCTTCACATGGAAAATTTTACATGGGTGATTCATATATCATCTTAAAG ACAACAGCCTTGAAAAATGGTTCCTTCCGCCATGATATCCATTATTGGCTTGGTAAAGATACTAGTCAG GATGAAGCAGGAACTGCTGCAATTTTAACTGTGGAGCTTGACGCTGCACTTGGAGGGCGTGCTGTCCAGTACCGGGAATCGCAAGGCAATGAAACTGAAAAGTTGCTCTCATATTTTAGACCATGTATCATGCCACAGCCAGGAGGGGTAGCTTCTGGGTTCAATCATGTAGAAGTCAATGAGCAGGAGCACGTTACCAGGTTATATGTGTGCAGAGGAAAGCATGTTGTTCATGTTAAGGAG GTTCCTTTTGCTCGATCTTCCCTCAACCACGACGACATATTTATTTTGGATACCAAGTCCAAAATATTCCAGTTCAATGGCTCCAACTCATGTATTCAAGAGAGAGGAAAAGCTCTCGAAGTTGTGCAGTATATCAAAGATACTTTCCATGAGGGGAAGTGTGAAGTCGCAGCTGTTG AGGATGGAAAGTTGATGGCTGATGCCGAAGCTGGTGAATTTTGGGCTTTGTTTGGTGGCTTTGCTCCTCTTCCGAGGAAGACAGCTTCAGAGGAGACTGGGGAAGAAACAGAAGCTGCAGTCAAATTGCTATG TTTTAATCAAGGACAGCTGGAGCCTATTGGTTTTGAATCGTTGACGCATGATTTGCTTGAGACAAACAAATGCTACTTGTTAGATTGTGGTGCTCAAATGTATGTTTGGATGGGCAGAACTACTTCTTTGCAACAGAGGAAAGGTGCAAGTGAAGCTGCCGAG AAATTGCTCACTGGTGATAGCCGAACAAAATCGCATGTTATGAAAATGATTGAGGGATACGAAACAGTAACGTTCAAGTCAAAATTTAATGAGTGGCCACCAACTCCTGATTTGAAATTGTCGTCTGAGGACGGAAGAGGCAAAGTTGCAG CTCTCCTCAAAAGTCAAGGATTAGATGTCAAGGGCTTGATGAAAAGTGCACCTGTAACAGAAGAACCTGAGTCTTATATTGATTGCACTGGTCATTTACAG GTCTGGCGTGTAAATGGAAATGCCAAGACTCTTCTGGCATCATCCGAACAATCAAAATTTTACACTGGAGATTGCTACATTTTTCAATACACATATACTGGAGAGGACAAAGAGGAATGTCTTATTGGAACATGGTTTGGGAATAAGAGTGTTGAG GAGGAGAGGGTTGCAGCAATTTCACTGGCTAGCAAGATGGTTCAGGCTGCAAAATTCCAGGCTACCATG GCTCGCCTTTATGAAGGGAAAGAACCAATTCAGTTCTTTGTCATATTTCAGAGTCTCCAAGTGTTTAAG GGTGGTCTTAGCTCTGGATACAAGAAATTCATTGCTGAAAATGGTCTGGATGATGATAGTTACTCTGAAGCTGGACTCGCGCTATTCCGGATTCAAGGCTCAGGACCAGAAAACATGCAAGCAATTCAAGCAGATGCA GTGTCTTCATCCTTAAATTCGTCATATTGTTACATTCTACATGATGGAAACAGTGTGTTCACATGGATTGGGAACCTGACTACCTCACTGGATCAGGAGTTAATTGAGAGACAGCTAGATGCAATTAAG TCAGATCTGCCATCCAGATCACAGAAGGAGGGCAGAGAAACTGATAAATTCTGGGAATTACTGGGTGGTAAAGTGAAGTATTCAAACAAGAAAATAGAAACAGAGCAGGAAAGTGACCCTCGTCTTTTTTCATGCATCTTACCCAAAG ATGGCAACTTGAGG GTCAAAGAAGTATATCACTTTACTCAGGATGATCTGATAGCAGAGGATGTTTTTGTTCTAGATTGTCACTCGTACATATTTGTTTGGTTTGGTCAGGAGGTTGATGCTAAAGTGAAAACACAAGCTATGGATATTGGAGAG AAATTTCTCGTGCGCGATTTCCTTAGGGAAAATCTCTCCCGGGAAACAACGATTTTCACTGTCTCGGAAGGAAGTGAGCCTCAATTTTTTACTAGGTTCTTCACCTGGGACTCTGCAAAATCTTTG ATGCATGGCAGTTCATACCAAAGGAAGCTTGCCATTTTAAAGGGTGGAGCAACTAAATTGCTTGAT AAACCAAAACGCCGAACACCAGCAGTTTCAGGAAGAGGTGCAGCACAAGATAAAGCTCAGCGCTCAAGAAGCATGTCCACCAGCCCGGAGTGCCACCGCGTTCGAGGCAGATCTCCGGCCTTTGCAGCATTAACTTCTGCCTTTGAGAAACCTAGTACCAGGAATCTTTCCACCCCTCCCCCTGCTGTTAAAAAGCTTTTCCCTAAATCAACCGGACCTGATACGTCGAAAGAGGCAGCTATCAGTGAGCTCACCAGTTCTTTGGAGGGTCCCTTGAAAAGAACAATACCGAAGTCAGTAAAAG CGAGCCAAGAGGCAGGGAAGGCAATACAGGAGGAAGATGGCGCAGGCGACGACGAGCCAGAGGATGACGAGGGGCGTACAGTCTTCCCGTACGAACGCCTGGTAACCACATCCGAGGATCCTGCGCCCGACATCGACATCACCC